In Alteromonas sp. V450, the following proteins share a genomic window:
- a CDS encoding murein hydrolase activator EnvC: protein MSVRLFLSIIRFLVAMTIFMIESNAFAQDNAPNAQIEKLAELQAELRARQQVLENSKASAQELEDVLKASELEIAKVAKALAITRQELQNIEKEQATLEGEQETLKAAIRNQQSLLSTQLKSAFMAGHYDYAKLLFYQNDANTFERVITYYQYVAKARQQEIESFKNNVSRLEEVNAELSEKAQSLSALKREQEGQRAVLITRQDDRKSTLKKITKTIATESQRIASLRADEKALKNAIEAARLAAERAARQATVEMVGLSKLRGKLAAPVKGRIRKLFGKRRQGQVSWKGVIIDAAEGEPVNTIAPGKVLYADWLRGFGLVAIVDHGDGYMSVYGHNQALLKQAGDEVKEAERIALVGRSGGQEYPNLYFEIRHKGKALNPSAWIN from the coding sequence ATGTCTGTACGATTATTTCTTTCAATCATTCGCTTTTTGGTAGCGATGACTATTTTTATGATTGAAAGCAATGCCTTTGCGCAAGACAATGCCCCGAATGCGCAAATAGAAAAATTGGCTGAGCTACAGGCTGAATTACGTGCAAGGCAGCAAGTATTAGAAAATAGTAAGGCCAGTGCGCAAGAGTTAGAAGATGTACTTAAAGCGTCTGAATTGGAAATAGCGAAAGTTGCGAAGGCATTAGCTATCACTCGCCAAGAGCTGCAGAACATTGAAAAAGAACAAGCTACGCTAGAAGGCGAGCAGGAAACCCTCAAAGCGGCTATTCGCAACCAGCAGTCACTGTTATCTACGCAATTAAAAAGTGCCTTCATGGCCGGTCACTATGATTATGCAAAATTGTTGTTTTATCAAAACGATGCGAATACGTTTGAGCGTGTGATCACGTACTATCAATACGTTGCAAAAGCGCGTCAGCAAGAAATTGAAAGTTTTAAAAACAATGTGTCACGCTTAGAAGAAGTGAATGCCGAGTTGAGTGAAAAAGCGCAGTCTTTGTCTGCGCTAAAGCGAGAGCAGGAAGGGCAGCGAGCGGTGTTGATTACAAGACAGGACGACCGCAAATCGACACTTAAAAAAATTACAAAGACAATAGCGACAGAAAGCCAGCGGATAGCCTCTTTAAGAGCAGATGAAAAAGCGCTCAAGAATGCTATCGAAGCTGCTCGCCTTGCAGCTGAAAGAGCAGCCAGACAAGCTACTGTCGAAATGGTAGGGCTGTCAAAACTAAGGGGTAAACTCGCTGCACCGGTTAAAGGAAGAATACGTAAACTCTTTGGTAAACGTCGGCAGGGCCAAGTGTCTTGGAAAGGTGTAATTATTGATGCTGCTGAAGGCGAGCCCGTGAATACAATCGCCCCTGGTAAAGTACTATATGCCGATTGGCTTAGAGGGTTTGGTTTAGTCGCCATCGTTGATCATGGAGATGGGTATATGAGCGTATACGGTCACAATCAAGCGCTTTTAAAGCAGGCTGGCGATGAGGTAAAAGAAGCAGAACGTATCGCGCTAGTCGGGCGAAGCGGTGGACAAGAATATCCTAACCTTTATTTCGAAATAAGACATAAAGGTAAAGCATTAAATCCTTCAGCATGGATAAATTAA
- a CDS encoding DMT family transporter — protein MDAVKKSLISLHFTVILLGGTALFSRLVPLSASDITLVRSVFACIALFAFLKLAKNKIKLNSKKDYGVALGLGVLMALHWVTYFAAMQYAGVSVGMIALFTFPVITVLIEPFFERVRLVWQDIVSTLTVVIGVYLIVPETSLENDITLGVLIGIASAILYSFRNLIHRKHFKHYSGAQAMAWQTLVISILMLPIGSAEIVAASSSAWLMLLLLGTVFTALPHALIAASLRHLRAKTFSLIACMQPLYGVFLAIILLNEKPGLSALLGGILITSASVYETLNTHKLHSANED, from the coding sequence ATGGATGCTGTTAAAAAAAGCCTGATCTCACTTCATTTCACGGTAATTTTACTGGGTGGTACTGCTCTTTTCTCTCGGCTTGTACCACTGAGTGCCAGCGATATAACGCTGGTTCGCTCGGTATTTGCCTGCATAGCATTATTCGCCTTTTTGAAGTTGGCAAAAAACAAAATAAAGTTGAATTCCAAAAAAGACTATGGCGTTGCCTTAGGCTTAGGCGTATTGATGGCGCTGCATTGGGTTACCTACTTTGCCGCCATGCAATATGCAGGGGTATCTGTGGGGATGATTGCCCTTTTTACCTTTCCTGTAATTACAGTGCTTATCGAACCTTTTTTCGAAAGAGTAAGATTAGTTTGGCAGGACATCGTATCTACCCTTACCGTGGTTATTGGCGTTTACTTAATTGTGCCTGAAACGTCGCTAGAAAATGACATTACCCTTGGTGTCCTTATTGGTATTGCATCTGCCATCTTGTATTCGTTTAGAAACCTTATCCACCGCAAGCACTTTAAACACTACAGTGGTGCGCAGGCCATGGCGTGGCAAACCCTGGTTATCAGCATTTTAATGCTGCCGATAGGCAGTGCAGAAATAGTAGCTGCGTCTTCAAGCGCTTGGCTTATGCTATTGCTTTTAGGCACTGTATTTACTGCACTTCCTCACGCGCTCATTGCCGCAAGCCTACGACACCTTAGGGCAAAAACGTTTTCGCTTATTGCCTGCATGCAGCCATTGTACGGTGTTTTCCTCGCTATTATTTTGCTCAACGAAAAACCCGGGTTAAGTGCATTACTCGGTGGAATTCTTATTACCTCAGCATCAGTTTATGAAACGCTCAACACGCATAAGTTACATAGCGCAAACGAAGATTAA
- the orn gene encoding oligoribonuclease, with protein MSKHDSNLVWIDMEMTGLDPETCVVMEIATIVTDAQLNILAEGPVIAVHQSDDVLDNMDEWCTRVHGESGLTARCRESKISIEEASAQTIAFLEQWVDAGKSPLCGNTIGQDRRFMVKYMPELEAYFHYRNIDVSTIKELTRRWKPEILDGFEKKGVHLALDDIRESIEEMRYYREKVFTI; from the coding sequence ATGAGTAAACACGACAGCAACCTTGTCTGGATAGACATGGAAATGACGGGGTTAGATCCTGAAACTTGTGTAGTAATGGAAATTGCAACCATTGTTACTGATGCACAGCTAAATATTTTGGCTGAAGGCCCCGTAATAGCGGTACATCAAAGTGACGACGTATTAGATAATATGGACGAGTGGTGCACTCGCGTGCACGGTGAAAGTGGTTTAACTGCGCGCTGCCGAGAGAGTAAAATAAGCATAGAAGAGGCTTCTGCACAAACTATTGCTTTTTTAGAACAATGGGTAGATGCAGGAAAATCACCACTGTGTGGAAACACTATTGGGCAAGACAGACGCTTCATGGTGAAGTACATGCCCGAACTTGAAGCGTACTTCCACTATAGAAATATTGATGTAAGTACAATAAAAGAACTAACGCGCCGCTGGAAGCCTGAAATTTTAGACGGCTTCGAAAAGAAAGGCGTACACCTGGCGTTAGATGATATTCGCGAGTCTATTGAAGAAATGCGCTATTATCGTGAGAAAGTGTTTACGATTTAG
- a CDS encoding glycerophosphodiester phosphodiesterase, with amino-acid sequence MLIFAHRGASKAAPENTVKAFKLAFEQNADGVEFDTYQHESGIIVFHDRTLARRARETGFLLDTPWHSLKTMNIGDGERIPTLNETLSCVPKNKWCNIEIKHLNNIDSWVKEVKNAVQHSGINIDKLLISSFNHHWLKAISNQWPDIKIGALTASYELDCTASAKTLGAYSVNIALDAVDKQFVQTSQQDGFDVFVYTVDEPRDMLMLKAWGVNGIFTNVPDVALRVLSD; translated from the coding sequence ATGCTCATTTTTGCTCACCGAGGCGCTAGCAAAGCCGCCCCAGAAAACACAGTGAAGGCGTTTAAACTGGCTTTCGAACAAAACGCTGACGGCGTTGAGTTTGATACTTATCAACACGAAAGTGGCATTATTGTTTTTCACGATAGAACGCTTGCGCGCAGAGCACGAGAAACTGGCTTTTTGCTAGACACACCATGGCATTCCTTAAAAACAATGAACATCGGCGATGGAGAACGTATACCCACCCTCAACGAAACGCTTAGTTGTGTGCCAAAAAATAAGTGGTGTAACATCGAAATAAAGCACTTAAACAACATTGATAGTTGGGTGAAAGAGGTCAAAAATGCGGTGCAACACAGCGGTATTAATATCGATAAGCTGCTTATCTCTTCGTTTAATCATCATTGGCTCAAGGCTATCTCAAACCAGTGGCCCGATATAAAGATTGGCGCCCTGACTGCAAGCTATGAACTAGACTGCACGGCTAGTGCAAAAACACTTGGCGCTTACTCTGTAAATATTGCTTTAGACGCCGTTGATAAGCAATTTGTTCAAACGTCACAGCAAGATGGATTCGACGTATTCGTTTATACAGTAGATGAGCCTAGAGACATGCTTATGCTAAAAGCGTGGGGCGTGAATGGCATATTTACAAATGTGCCTGATGTTGCGCTTCGTGTGCTATCGGATTAA
- a CDS encoding MerC domain-containing protein, producing MTPIDENPTKLDKLGIWVSSLCALHCLALPVLVPLLPLIGSSFFAQAWFERTILTFSLIVGAVALVSGAIRYHGKYYPLALLFSGGAIYWHKDIFGHHYEPFTIAIGAALIVAGHWVNMRLCRQCKCCKNTVFSEHLSTEFK from the coding sequence ATGACGCCAATTGACGAGAACCCAACAAAACTAGACAAACTTGGCATTTGGGTGTCGAGCTTGTGCGCGTTGCATTGCCTCGCGTTGCCTGTTTTGGTGCCTTTACTACCGCTAATTGGTTCTAGTTTCTTTGCACAGGCGTGGTTTGAAAGAACAATTCTCACCTTCTCATTAATTGTAGGTGCAGTTGCACTGGTTAGCGGCGCAATTCGTTATCATGGCAAATACTATCCTCTTGCACTGCTGTTTTCAGGCGGTGCAATCTATTGGCACAAAGATATTTTTGGGCATCACTACGAACCTTTTACCATTGCAATCGGTGCAGCGCTTATTGTAGCTGGTCACTGGGTTAACATGCGTTTATGCAGACAGTGTAAGTGTTGCAAAAATACAGTGTTCTCAGAGCATCTATCTACTGAATTTAAATAG
- a CDS encoding divergent polysaccharide deacetylase family protein — protein sequence MRLRLLTIFFSFWLIGLLPSAVLAKANLIIILDDLGYRPSDIAAFSLPKEVAFSILPQTPLAAKIAKRADREGRSVMLHMPMQAKSGLKLGPLGLTTDMYKGEITHTVKAALRSVPNAVGLNNHMGSAFTLQEEAMEVLMEEVKRQGLFYIDSRTTVLSKGEAVAKRLGVPNASRHIFLDHELTESFLSKQFERMKHIAKRNGVAVAIGHPHPMTVNFLKKHLLTLEKEEFNLMSLDEYFSYAPKVAKRKEDALQIAEFGRVTTHQQSTALEEPKSNVLMNAVASSKMTEVALNDE from the coding sequence ATGCGCCTGCGTCTTTTGACAATCTTTTTCAGTTTTTGGCTTATTGGACTTCTGCCAAGTGCAGTATTAGCAAAGGCCAACCTCATTATAATTTTAGATGACCTAGGATATCGGCCGTCTGACATTGCCGCTTTCTCGCTTCCCAAAGAAGTCGCTTTCTCGATACTACCCCAAACACCGCTTGCTGCAAAAATTGCAAAACGTGCAGACCGTGAGGGTAGGTCGGTAATGTTACACATGCCTATGCAGGCCAAAAGTGGCCTCAAGTTAGGCCCCCTTGGGCTCACTACAGATATGTACAAGGGTGAAATCACTCACACAGTAAAAGCGGCGCTTCGCAGCGTGCCTAACGCCGTTGGATTGAATAACCATATGGGCAGTGCGTTTACATTGCAGGAAGAGGCAATGGAAGTGCTGATGGAGGAAGTAAAACGTCAAGGCTTGTTTTATATAGACAGTCGCACTACGGTGTTAAGTAAAGGTGAAGCTGTAGCCAAGCGACTTGGTGTGCCTAATGCGAGCCGACACATCTTTCTTGATCATGAACTAACAGAATCATTTCTTTCAAAGCAGTTTGAACGAATGAAACATATAGCTAAACGAAACGGCGTGGCCGTGGCCATTGGCCATCCGCACCCAATGACTGTTAATTTTCTTAAAAAGCATCTTCTAACGCTCGAGAAAGAGGAATTTAACCTTATGTCGTTAGATGAATATTTCTCTTACGCCCCTAAAGTAGCGAAGCGGAAAGAAGATGCACTACAAATAGCGGAATTTGGTCGCGTTACTACACATCAACAAAGCACAGCCCTTGAGGAACCTAAGAGTAATGTGTTGATGAACGCGGTTGCAAGCAGCAAAATGACAGAAGTTGCTTTGAATGATGAGTGA
- the asd gene encoding archaetidylserine decarboxylase (Phosphatidylserine decarboxylase is synthesized as a single chain precursor. Generation of the pyruvoyl active site from a Ser is coupled to cleavage of a Gly-Ser bond between the larger (beta) and smaller (alpha chains). It is an integral membrane protein.), which translates to MLDWLKVNLQYVTPKHLLSRLVGKLAEAEMGSVTTFFIKLFIKQYNVDMTEALHEKPEHYRSFNTFFTRPLKPEARTIDQSDNVLIHAVDGTVSQFGDIHSDSIFQAKGHDFSLTTLLGGKPEVAAPFKNGKFATIYLAPRDYHRIHMPVEGTLTDMLYVPGELFSVNPLTAQNIPGLFARNERVVALFDTPVGKMAMVLVGATIVASIETVWAGTVTPPAGKNVQHWSYEKDSEAAVFLEKGAELGRFKLGSTIVVCFEQDAIDFEDLAPGMVTRLGEPMALKSTTQPSGEDMPVANETMSDEKSETKTEDADS; encoded by the coding sequence GTGTTAGATTGGCTTAAAGTTAATTTACAGTACGTTACACCAAAACACCTGCTTTCACGCCTTGTGGGAAAACTTGCGGAAGCAGAAATGGGTAGCGTTACCACCTTTTTCATCAAGCTATTTATCAAGCAATATAACGTTGATATGACCGAAGCATTGCATGAAAAGCCAGAGCATTACAGAAGCTTTAATACGTTTTTTACGCGCCCGCTCAAGCCAGAAGCACGTACCATAGATCAGAGCGACAACGTACTTATCCATGCTGTTGACGGTACGGTAAGTCAGTTTGGCGACATTCATAGCGACAGTATTTTTCAGGCGAAGGGCCATGACTTTAGCCTTACCACATTATTAGGTGGTAAGCCTGAGGTAGCTGCGCCATTCAAAAATGGTAAATTCGCGACTATCTATCTTGCTCCACGGGATTATCACAGAATTCACATGCCAGTTGAGGGCACGCTTACCGATATGCTGTATGTGCCAGGCGAACTATTTTCAGTGAACCCGCTTACCGCACAAAACATTCCAGGTCTGTTTGCACGCAACGAACGTGTTGTGGCGCTGTTTGACACGCCTGTTGGCAAAATGGCGATGGTGCTCGTTGGCGCTACCATAGTGGCAAGTATCGAGACCGTCTGGGCAGGCACAGTAACGCCTCCTGCGGGTAAAAATGTTCAGCACTGGTCATATGAAAAAGATAGCGAAGCAGCGGTTTTCTTGGAAAAAGGCGCTGAACTTGGCCGCTTTAAGCTAGGCTCTACCATTGTGGTATGTTTCGAACAAGATGCAATTGATTTTGAAGACCTGGCCCCTGGCATGGTCACTCGTCTTGGCGAGCCTATGGCGCTTAAATCAACGACACAGCCTTCTGGCGAAGATATGCCAGTGGCGAATGAAACGATGAGTGATGAGAAGAGCGAGACCAAAACAGAGGACGCTGACAGCTAA
- the rsgA gene encoding small ribosomal subunit biogenesis GTPase RsgA has translation MAKKPKLTQRQKRQVAANRSKRLREKHASKGAANLDESTLESGTVIGRFGKHADVEDANGAVSRCHIRRTVDSVVCGDKVFFSKGDDAESGVSGVIEIVKDRHSVLTRPDYYDGIKPIAANIDRIIVVSAILPTLSLNIIDRYLVACEDIGITPLIVLNKVELLSEEERANVAEQLKTYENLGYEVLFTSCKTGEGISKLNEYLNDSISVFVGQSGVGKSSLINQVLPDADELTGDISDNSGLGQHTTTAAKLLHLPAGGDLIDSPGVREFGLWHIPTERITWGFIEFRDYLGGCKFRDCKHLNDPGCLLKEAVEEGKISAERFESYHRILTTMEEQRPSHSLPPGA, from the coding sequence GTGGCGAAAAAACCAAAACTTACACAACGACAGAAACGACAAGTGGCAGCTAATAGAAGCAAACGCTTGCGTGAAAAGCACGCCTCAAAGGGCGCGGCGAACCTTGATGAAAGCACGCTAGAAAGCGGCACGGTAATCGGCCGCTTTGGTAAACACGCAGACGTTGAAGACGCAAACGGTGCGGTATCTCGCTGTCACATTCGCCGCACAGTAGACTCTGTGGTGTGTGGCGACAAAGTGTTTTTCAGTAAAGGGGATGACGCTGAGTCAGGTGTAAGTGGGGTTATTGAAATTGTAAAAGACAGGCACTCTGTCCTAACTCGCCCAGATTATTACGACGGTATAAAGCCTATCGCCGCGAATATTGACCGCATTATTGTAGTTAGCGCTATATTACCGACCCTCTCACTAAATATTATCGATCGTTATCTCGTGGCCTGTGAAGACATAGGCATCACGCCTCTGATTGTCCTCAACAAAGTAGAGTTGCTCAGTGAAGAGGAACGCGCAAACGTAGCAGAGCAGCTTAAAACATACGAGAACTTGGGCTACGAAGTGCTCTTCACCAGTTGCAAAACCGGTGAAGGCATTAGCAAGCTCAATGAATACCTCAACGATAGCATCAGCGTTTTCGTAGGGCAGTCGGGTGTAGGCAAATCAAGCTTAATTAATCAAGTTCTCCCCGACGCCGATGAATTAACCGGTGATATTTCGGATAACTCCGGACTGGGCCAACATACGACTACAGCGGCTAAATTGCTTCACTTGCCGGCCGGCGGTGATTTAATTGATTCTCCTGGAGTACGTGAATTTGGCTTGTGGCACATTCCTACCGAACGAATTACATGGGGCTTTATAGAATTTAGAGATTACCTAGGCGGCTGTAAATTCAGAGACTGCAAACACCTTAACGACCCAGGATGTTTGTTAAAAGAAGCCGTAGAAGAAGGGAAAATCAGCGCTGAACGCTTCGAAAGCTACCACCGAATTTTAACCACCATGGAAGAACAGCGCCCCAGTCATAGTCTTCCGCCTGGTGCATAA